From a single Capsicum annuum cultivar UCD-10X-F1 chromosome 12, UCD10Xv1.1, whole genome shotgun sequence genomic region:
- the LOC124889644 gene encoding uncharacterized protein LOC124889644, giving the protein MNVNPFAQFFRQLKDYSSFQNLEIWIASNAKLDQRVYNKLSVDQIVGIWIDRNNPNVPFDREIIVHEHSGNMHRVKHYYGCYDPLQCPLLFPNGEPCLTMSNKVYDKEVNIVSLVENTIAINYKYANKTAHILAGEIRGAKVGQRVVLPTSFIRGPRDICRRYIDAMALVQHFGKPNLFITMTYNLNWVDIKENLIKGQLPQDRPDLVTRVFRAKLQDLKDQIFKKKIFGSVAANVFVVEFQKRGLPHIHLLLILEQGYKITSLDDYDKFISTELPDKEKFPILHGLVVKHMMHGPCKKNHPGNSCMKDGQCKSHYPRSFNNKSKQGKDGYPIYKRRNDGKKEKV; this is encoded by the exons ATGAATGTCAATCCTTTTGCGCAATTCTTTCGCCAGCTAAAAGATTATTCAAGTTTTCAGAATTTAGAAATTTGGATTGCTTCCAATGCTAAACTAGATCAACGTGTCTACAACAAACTATCCGTAGATCAAATTGTTGGTATTTGGATAGATAGAAACAACCCCAATGTGCCATTTGATCGAGAGATTATTGTTCATGAGCATTCAGGCAATATGCATAGAGTTAAACATTATTATGGTTGTTATGACCCACTTCAATGTCCTTTACTTTTTCCAAATGGTGAACCA TGTTTGACAATGAGCAACaag gTGTACGACAAGGAGGTAAACATTGTGTCTCTTGTAGAGAATACTATTGCTATAAACTACAAATATGCAAACAAGACAGCACA TATCCTAGCTGGAGAAATCAGAGGAgctaaagttggtcaaagagtAGTACTTCCTACATCATTCATCAGAGGTCCTAGGGACATATGTCGCAGATATATAGATGCAATGGCTTTGGTTCAACATTTTGGAAAACCAAATCTATTTATCACAATGACATATAATCTCAATTGGGTGgacatcaaagaaaatttaattaaagGACAACTTCCTCAAGACAGACCTGATTTAGTGACTAGAGTCTTTAGAGCAAAGTTACAGgatttaaaagatcaaatctttaagaaaaagatATTTGGTTCCGTTGCAGCAAATGTTTTTGTGGTTGAATTTCAGAAAAGAGGACTACCACACATACACCTTCTGTTAATACTTGAACAAGGATACAAGATAACATCACTAGATGATTATGACAAGTTTATTTCTACTGAACTTCCTGACAAAGAAAAATTTCCAATCTTACATGGTTTGGTTGTCAAGCATATGATGCATGGTCCGTGCAAAAAAAATCATCCAGGAAATTCATGCATGAAGGATGGACAATGCAAGAGTCATTATCCTCGGTCAtttaataataaatcaaaacaagGAAAAGATGGATATCCTATTTATAAGAGACGAAATGATGGAAAGAAGGAAAAAGTATGA